One Bdellovibrio sp. ArHS genomic window carries:
- the secD gene encoding protein translocase subunit SecD: MEGLRWRSILAALGVAAAIVWVLPNVINFGEKAWWPSKQKLNYGLDIQGGLHLVMGVDVDGVVSESTNRLITSMKADMQKENVAFKDVKSANPNLGELTIDVNDAAGKAAVEKFLSEKYSTVLQVMNSTDTSITTRYFDAYLNDYKNRVIQQAIETIRNRIDEFGVAEPSISQQGSNRILIQLPGMADAEKAKQLINTTAKLDFMIVSNEKSQQELQAMIADAEKAGNYNMTTMKYSDYVTKLNADLAAKLPEKSVIYFEKSANATTMEAGAIPFLLKTDTDLGGNALDDAFVGYDQYGAPQVSLHFNSAGATKFADLTGNNVNRQMAIVLDKVVKSAPSIRDRIAGGQAVITLGGGRDRNGMMDEAKMISTALRAGALPASLEQLEERRVGPTLGADAIDKAKLGSYVGAAIIVIFMLVYYRAMGVVASVALGVNILSLFALMTSMGFTLTLPGIAGIALTVGFAVDANVLINERIKEELRLGHGITVAVKEGYHRAMSAIIDANVTTAATAVVLLYFGTGPVRGFAVTLLIGIVTSMFANVFVSKVIVDLLVHKFKVKKLAV; this comes from the coding sequence ATGGAAGGACTTCGTTGGAGATCTATTCTCGCAGCACTTGGCGTGGCGGCAGCCATCGTTTGGGTACTCCCAAATGTTATTAATTTCGGTGAAAAGGCTTGGTGGCCTTCAAAACAAAAGCTGAACTACGGTTTGGACATCCAGGGTGGTTTGCACCTGGTGATGGGCGTGGACGTGGATGGCGTTGTTTCTGAAAGTACAAACCGCCTGATCACTTCGATGAAAGCAGACATGCAAAAAGAAAATGTCGCTTTCAAAGATGTGAAATCTGCAAATCCTAACTTGGGTGAGCTAACTATTGATGTGAACGATGCAGCTGGTAAGGCAGCTGTGGAAAAGTTCTTATCAGAAAAGTACTCGACTGTTCTGCAGGTTATGAACTCAACAGACACGTCGATCACAACTCGTTACTTCGATGCTTATTTGAATGACTACAAAAATCGCGTCATTCAGCAGGCCATTGAAACTATCCGTAACCGTATCGATGAATTCGGTGTGGCAGAACCGTCTATTTCTCAGCAAGGTTCTAATCGCATTCTGATTCAGCTTCCGGGTATGGCGGATGCGGAAAAAGCGAAGCAGTTGATCAATACAACGGCGAAATTGGATTTCATGATCGTGTCTAATGAAAAGTCCCAGCAAGAGCTTCAAGCGATGATCGCAGATGCGGAAAAAGCTGGAAATTATAACATGACGACCATGAAGTATTCCGACTACGTCACCAAGCTCAATGCGGACTTGGCTGCCAAATTGCCGGAAAAATCGGTGATCTATTTCGAAAAATCAGCGAATGCGACGACGATGGAAGCCGGTGCGATCCCATTCCTTCTAAAAACGGACACGGATTTAGGCGGCAATGCTTTGGATGACGCATTTGTGGGTTACGATCAATACGGGGCTCCTCAAGTATCATTGCATTTCAACTCAGCGGGGGCGACAAAGTTCGCGGACCTGACTGGCAATAACGTCAACAGACAGATGGCGATTGTTTTGGATAAAGTTGTTAAATCAGCACCAAGCATTCGTGATCGTATTGCTGGCGGTCAGGCGGTGATCACTTTGGGTGGTGGCCGTGACCGTAATGGAATGATGGATGAAGCGAAGATGATTTCCACCGCCCTTCGCGCGGGTGCTTTGCCAGCTTCTTTGGAGCAATTGGAAGAGCGTCGTGTTGGACCTACTTTGGGTGCGGATGCGATTGATAAAGCGAAGCTGGGATCCTATGTCGGCGCCGCTATCATCGTTATTTTCATGTTGGTTTACTACCGAGCAATGGGCGTTGTTGCGAGTGTTGCATTGGGTGTGAATATTCTTTCTTTGTTCGCCTTGATGACGAGCATGGGTTTTACTCTGACTTTGCCGGGGATCGCCGGTATTGCTCTGACTGTGGGTTTTGCGGTTGACGCCAACGTTCTGATTAATGAGCGTATCAAAGAAGAGCTTCGTTTAGGTCACGGAATTACTGTGGCGGTGAAAGAAGGTTATCATCGTGCGATGTCGGCGATCATTGACGCCAACGTTACAACGGCGGCAACAGCTGTGGTTTTGTTGTACTTCGGTACAGGTCCGGTGCGTGGTTTCGCTGTGACTCTTTTGATCGGTATTGTGACTTCTATGTTCGCAAACGTATTCGTATCGAAAGTCATCGTGGATCTTTTGGTTCACAAATTTAAAGTGAAAAAGTTGGCAGTGTAG
- the recJ gene encoding single-stranded-DNA-specific exonuclease RecJ, with the protein MNPLWKPRDLTIEAEVPSMVEGQWPPLIGKILAARGFAASPEVEKLLFPKLADLKDPLLLKGMSQALERLGQAYLNKEKICIYADFDLDGTSGLALLKTGMLALGFPEVLHYQPKRLSEGYGFHVAAVEELHKQGVTVIITVDVGITAHAAVNRAKELGIDVILTDHHLPADTIPDAYVVVNPNQGDCPSGLGYLCGAGVAFYLLRGLKRYFQDHAQLPKNNWDLKEVLDYFTIGTLTDMVPLVDDNRVLVKHGLLKLAETKRAGLRALLEELDLVDRPLTSQDVAIRFAPKLNALSRMESGVLPIDIFLLEDAAKARSMVREVMKNNSTRVQLQNDAEIEAQALLKEWPYQDFVFVASKSFHRGVVGLIATKLTQIYNKPAFVGSVGDDGMIVGSARLPQGQEACLVEAMSSAQDFLSRFGGHSAAAGFEIAETRVATFIEKLDGHFSELREKPKPLEIFYDVEAQLSEVGAPLMKWYDFVGPFGAGFAIPLIHFSNIQVLSKRELKGGHLRLKIADPEGKVSAEALLFTPTPRQLDTLQNVPGFYHILGELQWNYYAGQKTVQILIRDLKVAST; encoded by the coding sequence ATGAACCCTTTATGGAAGCCGCGTGATTTAACGATAGAAGCTGAAGTGCCCTCCATGGTTGAAGGGCAGTGGCCGCCTCTTATCGGTAAGATCTTAGCGGCTCGGGGGTTCGCGGCTTCTCCAGAAGTGGAGAAGCTTCTTTTCCCGAAGCTCGCTGATTTGAAAGATCCTCTTTTGTTAAAGGGGATGTCTCAAGCTCTTGAGCGTCTAGGTCAGGCTTATCTTAATAAAGAAAAAATCTGCATTTATGCTGACTTCGATCTGGATGGAACTTCGGGTTTGGCTTTGCTTAAAACAGGGATGCTGGCTTTGGGATTTCCCGAGGTCTTGCATTACCAACCTAAGCGGTTATCCGAAGGTTATGGTTTTCACGTCGCGGCAGTAGAAGAACTGCACAAGCAAGGTGTTACTGTCATAATTACGGTGGACGTAGGGATTACGGCTCATGCGGCGGTGAACCGGGCTAAAGAGTTGGGTATTGATGTGATCCTTACAGATCACCATCTTCCCGCTGACACGATTCCCGACGCCTATGTTGTGGTGAATCCGAACCAGGGGGATTGTCCGTCAGGCTTAGGATATCTTTGCGGTGCCGGTGTTGCTTTCTATCTTTTGCGTGGTCTAAAACGTTACTTTCAAGATCATGCTCAACTGCCTAAAAACAATTGGGATTTAAAAGAAGTTCTGGATTATTTCACAATCGGCACATTGACCGATATGGTTCCTTTGGTGGACGACAATCGCGTTTTGGTAAAACATGGCTTGTTAAAACTTGCAGAGACCAAACGAGCGGGACTTCGAGCGTTACTTGAAGAGTTGGATCTGGTGGATCGTCCGTTAACCAGTCAGGATGTGGCGATTCGCTTTGCGCCTAAGCTCAATGCGCTTTCCCGCATGGAGTCGGGTGTTTTGCCTATTGATATTTTTCTTTTAGAAGATGCCGCAAAGGCGCGAAGCATGGTGCGGGAAGTGATGAAGAACAACTCGACCCGTGTGCAATTACAGAACGACGCCGAAATTGAAGCTCAAGCTTTACTTAAGGAATGGCCTTATCAGGATTTTGTTTTTGTCGCCTCAAAGTCTTTTCACCGGGGCGTGGTTGGTTTGATTGCCACCAAGTTGACCCAAATCTACAACAAGCCCGCTTTTGTCGGATCGGTGGGTGACGATGGTATGATTGTGGGAAGCGCGCGTTTACCCCAGGGGCAGGAAGCTTGTCTGGTCGAGGCTATGTCCAGCGCCCAAGATTTCTTAAGCCGTTTTGGCGGGCATTCGGCCGCGGCGGGTTTTGAAATAGCGGAAACACGGGTCGCAACCTTTATTGAAAAGTTGGATGGCCATTTTTCCGAACTTCGCGAAAAGCCCAAGCCTTTAGAAATTTTCTACGATGTCGAGGCTCAGCTTTCTGAGGTCGGAGCACCTCTTATGAAGTGGTACGATTTCGTCGGCCCTTTCGGGGCGGGTTTCGCCATTCCTTTGATTCATTTTTCAAATATTCAGGTCCTTTCAAAACGAGAATTGAAAGGGGGCCATTTGCGTTTGAAAATTGCCGATCCGGAAGGCAAGGTTTCGGCAGAAGCGCTTCTTTTCACGCCGACACCTCGGCAACTGGATACTTTGCAAAACGTTCCTGGGTTCTACCACATTCTAGGAGAGCTTCAGTGGAACTATTACGCCGGTCAAAAAACGGTGCAGATTCTGATTCGCGATTTAAAGGTAGCTAGCACATGA
- the secF gene encoding protein translocase subunit SecF, which yields MTIKNDSFGRFDFVGKAWLFGGISLFLTIASLIYLAVNGINYGIDFKGGTEIQVKFAQAVTIEDLRKSIDDLKLGEVGVQSFGEGNEYIVRFQGRTGKTDKETNEILNADLTQIRGVITTKFASAEPDIRRVDTVGPQVGAELKRNGLLAVFYCLLVILIYVALRFDYKFAPGAVLCLFHDAVITLAVFVAVGKEVNVAILAAIMTLIGFSLNDTIVVFDRIREIEGHHHEKGFGFVINRSINEMLVRTLITSGTTFISAICLYVFADGTVEDIAFAMCVGIFFGTYSSIYVAAPLVLLMEKLNLKKARA from the coding sequence ATGACTATTAAAAATGATTCTTTCGGACGTTTTGATTTTGTTGGAAAAGCCTGGTTGTTTGGGGGCATTTCTCTATTTTTAACAATTGCTTCTCTGATTTATCTTGCTGTGAACGGTATCAACTACGGTATCGACTTCAAGGGTGGAACAGAAATTCAGGTGAAGTTTGCGCAGGCTGTGACAATTGAGGATCTTCGTAAATCTATCGATGATCTGAAGTTGGGCGAAGTGGGAGTTCAATCTTTCGGCGAGGGAAATGAATACATCGTTCGTTTCCAAGGCCGCACGGGTAAAACCGATAAAGAAACGAATGAAATCCTTAATGCGGATTTGACGCAGATTCGTGGTGTGATCACAACGAAGTTTGCTTCGGCTGAGCCTGACATTCGTCGTGTTGATACTGTGGGTCCTCAGGTAGGGGCGGAGCTTAAACGTAATGGCCTTCTGGCAGTTTTCTACTGTTTGTTGGTTATCTTGATTTACGTGGCGCTTCGCTTTGACTACAAATTCGCTCCTGGTGCGGTTTTGTGTCTATTCCATGATGCGGTGATCACTTTGGCGGTTTTCGTGGCCGTAGGTAAAGAAGTGAACGTGGCTATTTTGGCGGCGATCATGACTTTGATCGGCTTCTCGCTGAATGATACGATCGTGGTTTTTGACCGTATCCGTGAAATCGAAGGTCATCACCACGAAAAAGGATTCGGATTCGTTATCAATAGATCTATCAATGAAATGTTGGTTCGTACCCTGATCACTTCAGGCACGACATTCATTTCTGCGATCTGTTTGTACGTTTTTGCCGACGGTACAGTTGAAGACATTGCCTTCGCGATGTGTGTGGGGATCTTCTTCGGTACGTACTCTTCTATCTACGTAGCAGCTCCGCTGGTGCTTTTGATGGAAAAGTTGAATCTTAAAAAAGCCAGAGCGTAA
- the yajC gene encoding preprotein translocase subunit YajC, with product MLFGLLASTAHAQTATGTQPSAFEMFVPFIFIFVIFYFLIIRPQAKRQKDHQKFLSEVKRGDEVVTSSGILGRVEGITDQFVTLEIADGVKVKMLRSQIATSQKAATAEEKK from the coding sequence ATGTTATTTGGACTTCTTGCATCAACAGCTCATGCGCAGACAGCAACAGGCACTCAACCCTCAGCCTTTGAAATGTTTGTGCCATTTATCTTCATCTTCGTTATTTTCTATTTCCTCATCATCCGCCCTCAAGCCAAAAGACAAAAGGATCATCAGAAGTTTTTGTCGGAAGTAAAACGTGGCGATGAAGTGGTCACGTCATCTGGCATCTTGGGTCGCGTGGAAGGCATCACGGATCAATTCGTTACTTTGGAAATCGCTGACGGTGTGAAAGTAAAAATGCTTCGCAGTCAGATTGCAACATCTCAGAAGGCAGCAACAGCAGAGGAAAAGAAATAA
- a CDS encoding DMT family protein, whose translation MTQSLVPISLLVLSNVFMTFAWYGHLKSFKESALWVAILVSWGIAFFEYVLQVPANRIGYNHFTLPQLKIMQEVITMVVFAGFSVLYMKQSLKLDFLWAGLCLIGAVYFIFRSP comes from the coding sequence ATGACACAAAGCCTAGTTCCCATCAGTCTTTTAGTTCTCTCCAATGTTTTTATGACATTTGCCTGGTACGGGCATTTGAAGTCCTTCAAAGAGTCGGCTCTTTGGGTGGCTATTCTAGTCAGTTGGGGCATTGCTTTTTTTGAGTATGTTTTGCAGGTTCCAGCCAACCGAATTGGCTACAACCACTTCACCTTACCGCAGTTAAAAATCATGCAGGAAGTGATCACCATGGTGGTCTTTGCCGGCTTCTCGGTTCTCTATATGAAACAGTCGTTAAAGCTTGATTTCTTATGGGCGGGCTTATGTTTGATTGGAGCCGTTTATTTTATTTTTCGCTCCCCTTAA
- the queC gene encoding 7-cyano-7-deazaguanine synthase QueC yields MKPVKKVVVLLSAGLDSTVNAFDAIKHGHEIVLALTFNYGQRAAQKEVESAAKIAAHLKIPHKVVDLPWFKDFNKSSLLVAEQAVPVGAQVEIDNLQKSAESAKSVWVPNRNGIFLNIAAAYAEALGAIAVIPGFNVEEAATFPDNSKEFMDTATKALYYSTSNHVTVGCYTVHLKKPDIVRLGHGLKVPWEMIWPCYFSGEQWCGQCESCQRAKRAFASANVDVKHLFKDSAE; encoded by the coding sequence ATGAAACCAGTAAAAAAAGTTGTGGTACTTCTATCGGCGGGCTTGGACTCGACGGTGAATGCATTTGATGCCATCAAGCATGGTCATGAAATCGTATTGGCGTTGACATTCAACTATGGTCAGCGGGCGGCGCAAAAGGAAGTTGAGTCGGCGGCCAAAATTGCCGCTCATTTGAAAATTCCCCATAAGGTTGTGGATCTTCCGTGGTTTAAGGATTTTAACAAGTCGTCTCTTCTTGTTGCGGAACAGGCCGTGCCGGTCGGCGCCCAGGTCGAAATCGATAATTTACAAAAGTCGGCGGAATCCGCAAAGTCGGTGTGGGTTCCTAATCGAAACGGTATTTTCCTGAATATCGCTGCCGCTTACGCAGAGGCGTTGGGGGCTATCGCCGTCATTCCCGGATTTAACGTGGAGGAAGCGGCAACCTTTCCTGACAATTCCAAAGAATTTATGGATACAGCAACCAAGGCTTTGTATTACTCGACGTCAAATCATGTCACTGTCGGATGCTACACGGTTCATTTGAAAAAGCCTGATATCGTTCGCTTGGGGCATGGCCTTAAGGTTCCTTGGGAAATGATCTGGCCTTGCTACTTTTCGGGTGAACAGTGGTGTGGGCAGTGTGAATCCTGTCAGCGCGCCAAGCGCGCCTTTGCTTCGGCGAATGTGGATGTGAAACATCTTTTTAAGGACTCTGCTGAATGA
- a CDS encoding heavy metal translocating P-type ATPase: MDSEKINNAENTAELQLMGMTCVNCAAKVEKTLNSFPDVKASVNFATEKAHVELRGNTQMSELLKAIQDIGYQAYEINDDVDAAKFKEEAAAEYKKERTHFIISAVLTVPFLFEMVWMFAGGHHEFMPRWLQLILATPVQFWIGWRFYRGSYFALRSKSANMDVLVALGTSMAYLLSVVVTVFNWTDQHVYFEASTAIVTLILLGKLMESRAKGKTSEAVEGLLRLQPKKAFIEKDGQVLEVATSELKVGDIVIVKNAEGIPVDGVVVGGESSVDESMLTGESIPSQKASGDAVYAATMNQEGTLKIKATSVGSKTQLAQIIKIVTTAQGSKAPIQRLADKISGVFVPVVVLISILTFFATWFFAGDLTSAFIASVSVLVIACPCALGLATPTAVVVGIGKGAQAGVLFRDAKALELAEKIKVLVLDKTGTITEGRPQVTDVFAVHGSKEDILRWAGSLEAGSSHPLAAAIVEEAKKLQQDLFLVESFKSVTGQGVEGVIEERSLKLGRPHWVAADFSLNKEVIAGFENQGKTVMALADAERILGYIAVADKIRTTSKEAIAELKKKGVKVIMLTGDNEGTAKEIAKQAGIDEYKHSVKPADKASVIVALKRRKERVAMVGDGINDAPALAVADVSFSMSSGTDIAIETADVTLMKNDLQSVVHAIELSEMTLRKIRQNLFFAFFYNVLGIPLAAFGMLNPVIAGAAMAMSSVSVVSNSLLLKRKSI, translated from the coding sequence ATGGACTCTGAAAAAATCAATAATGCGGAAAATACGGCTGAACTACAGTTAATGGGTATGACCTGTGTTAATTGCGCGGCGAAAGTAGAAAAAACTCTTAACTCATTTCCTGATGTGAAGGCTTCGGTCAATTTTGCGACTGAAAAGGCCCACGTCGAGTTGCGGGGCAACACTCAGATGTCTGAGCTGCTAAAGGCGATTCAGGATATTGGTTACCAAGCCTATGAAATCAACGACGATGTCGATGCGGCGAAATTTAAGGAAGAGGCGGCGGCTGAGTATAAAAAAGAGCGCACACACTTTATCATCTCTGCCGTTTTAACGGTGCCCTTTCTATTTGAGATGGTCTGGATGTTTGCAGGCGGACATCATGAGTTTATGCCGCGATGGCTGCAGTTGATTTTAGCGACGCCGGTTCAGTTTTGGATTGGATGGAGATTCTATCGCGGTTCTTATTTTGCTCTTCGCTCTAAGAGTGCCAATATGGATGTCTTAGTGGCGCTGGGGACTTCCATGGCGTATCTGTTAAGTGTGGTTGTGACGGTCTTTAATTGGACGGATCAGCATGTCTACTTTGAGGCCAGTACGGCCATCGTGACTTTGATTCTTCTAGGAAAATTGATGGAAAGCCGGGCGAAAGGAAAAACCTCGGAAGCGGTGGAAGGTCTTTTGCGTTTACAGCCCAAAAAGGCCTTTATCGAAAAAGACGGACAGGTGTTGGAAGTCGCGACCTCTGAGTTGAAAGTCGGTGATATTGTTATCGTGAAAAATGCCGAAGGTATTCCTGTGGACGGTGTGGTTGTGGGGGGAGAATCCTCTGTGGATGAATCCATGCTGACGGGAGAAAGCATTCCTTCGCAAAAAGCCTCAGGCGATGCCGTTTATGCAGCCACTATGAATCAAGAAGGAACACTGAAGATCAAAGCAACAAGCGTGGGTAGCAAAACCCAGTTAGCGCAAATCATCAAAATCGTCACCACGGCGCAAGGCTCAAAAGCGCCGATTCAGCGGTTGGCCGATAAGATCTCGGGCGTTTTTGTGCCCGTGGTGGTGTTGATCAGTATTCTTACTTTCTTTGCCACCTGGTTTTTTGCGGGAGACTTGACATCGGCATTTATCGCGTCGGTGTCGGTGTTGGTTATTGCGTGCCCCTGTGCTTTAGGACTCGCGACACCGACGGCGGTCGTCGTGGGTATTGGTAAGGGGGCTCAAGCCGGGGTTCTTTTCAGGGACGCAAAGGCCCTGGAACTAGCGGAAAAAATCAAAGTGTTGGTTTTAGATAAAACAGGCACCATCACAGAGGGACGTCCTCAGGTGACGGACGTGTTTGCGGTGCACGGGTCTAAAGAAGATATTCTGCGCTGGGCAGGCAGCCTTGAGGCGGGCTCTTCTCATCCCTTAGCTGCCGCCATCGTTGAAGAAGCAAAAAAACTTCAGCAGGATTTATTCCTGGTGGAAAGTTTTAAATCCGTGACGGGTCAAGGTGTCGAGGGTGTCATTGAAGAAAGGTCTTTGAAGCTGGGCAGACCTCACTGGGTGGCAGCGGATTTTTCTTTGAACAAAGAAGTCATTGCAGGTTTTGAAAATCAGGGAAAAACCGTGATGGCGCTAGCGGATGCCGAGCGTATTTTAGGTTATATCGCCGTGGCTGATAAAATTCGCACGACCTCCAAGGAAGCGATTGCGGAACTGAAAAAGAAGGGTGTTAAAGTCATCATGTTGACCGGGGATAACGAGGGCACGGCCAAAGAAATCGCTAAACAAGCGGGTATCGACGAATACAAACACAGCGTAAAACCCGCAGATAAGGCCAGTGTCATTGTGGCGTTGAAAAGACGCAAAGAGCGTGTCGCGATGGTGGGGGATGGTATTAATGATGCCCCTGCCTTGGCGGTGGCGGATGTTAGTTTTTCAATGTCCTCGGGAACCGATATCGCCATTGAAACGGCTGACGTAACATTGATGAAAAATGATCTGCAGTCCGTGGTGCATGCGATTGAGCTTTCCGAAATGACATTAAGAAAAATCCGCCAGAACTTGTTTTTTGCTTTCTTCTACAATGTTTTGGGAATTCCGTTAGCGGCCTTTGGGATGTTGAATCCAGTGATTGCGGGAGCGGCCATGGCTATGAGCTCGGTTTCTGTAGTCAGCAATTCGTTGTTGTTAAAACGGAAATCCATATAG
- the tgt gene encoding tRNA guanosine(34) transglycosylase Tgt, which produces MLDGNKTMTTGEFKVHHTAGNARRATLMTAHGPVQTPVFMAVGTKATVKAMTPEELKECGTQVVLGNTYHLHLRPGEKTIAKMGGLHKFMNWHGPILTDSGGFQVFSLSQLRNMSEEGVEFRSHLDGAKHFISPEKSMEIQMDLGSDIIMAFDECLQYPATEEEIDKSMALTYRWLLRSRDAMVRKESLLFGIVQGGLSLKHRLKSMEQICSVDLPGYALGGFSVGEPIHLMHELLPHVAPKMPANKPRYLMGVGTPTDLIIAIDSGIDMFDCVMPTRVARNGTIFTWRGKVSIKRSEYREDPSPLDPECDCYTCRNYSKSYLRHLFLSGEILGSRLNTIHNIYFYMKLMERARKAIEEGRWEEYRNDCLTRFAKKDS; this is translated from the coding sequence ATGTTAGACGGAAACAAAACCATGACCACAGGCGAATTCAAAGTTCATCATACGGCCGGAAACGCACGTCGCGCGACCCTTATGACAGCTCATGGCCCGGTGCAAACGCCGGTCTTTATGGCGGTCGGTACCAAGGCTACGGTGAAGGCGATGACTCCGGAAGAGCTGAAAGAGTGCGGAACTCAGGTGGTTCTGGGCAACACCTATCATTTGCATTTACGTCCCGGAGAAAAAACCATCGCGAAGATGGGTGGTCTGCATAAGTTTATGAATTGGCATGGCCCGATTCTGACGGACTCTGGTGGATTTCAAGTTTTCTCTTTGTCTCAGTTGCGCAACATGTCCGAAGAGGGTGTGGAATTTCGTTCGCATCTGGATGGTGCCAAACACTTTATTTCCCCTGAAAAGAGCATGGAGATCCAGATGGATCTGGGCTCTGATATCATCATGGCCTTTGACGAATGTCTTCAGTATCCGGCAACGGAAGAAGAGATCGATAAGTCCATGGCCTTGACCTATCGTTGGTTGTTGCGTTCGCGTGATGCCATGGTTCGTAAAGAAAGTTTGTTGTTCGGGATCGTGCAAGGCGGCCTCAGTCTGAAGCATCGTCTGAAAAGCATGGAACAGATTTGCTCTGTGGACCTGCCGGGCTACGCTTTGGGTGGTTTCAGTGTGGGAGAACCCATTCACCTGATGCATGAGCTTCTGCCGCATGTCGCGCCCAAAATGCCAGCCAATAAGCCACGCTATTTGATGGGAGTGGGGACGCCTACGGATCTTATTATTGCTATAGATTCAGGCATCGACATGTTTGACTGCGTTATGCCTACAAGAGTGGCACGTAACGGAACCATCTTCACTTGGCGGGGGAAGGTCAGTATCAAACGCAGCGAGTACCGTGAGGACCCATCGCCTCTGGATCCTGAATGTGATTGTTATACTTGTCGCAATTACAGCAAATCGTATTTGCGCCACTTATTCCTGAGTGGTGAGATTTTAGGCTCGCGCTTGAACACGATTCACAATATTTATTTCTATATGAAATTGATGGAGCGTGCCCGTAAGGCCATTGAAGAAGGCCGTTGGGAAGAGTATCGCAACGACTGCTTGACGCGATTCGCAAAGAAGGACAGCTAG
- a CDS encoding DUF366 family protein, with translation MKTLFIERKFPYDGTQLHSLFAYLEHKVLGPSIVSWQGPCSISFEHMVDGEDLLEQAQIKGDEMLHFIIEVFDRDLFSGVALQRMFAAIAKDYLQSNSAVLKNASLVRDGDDIYWEDRKLSISIATKSPVSVMVHFAMNVTNQGTPVKTLSLQDLQMEPRQVAEALMVKFQKEFTSIVTATQKVRPVS, from the coding sequence ATGAAGACACTTTTTATCGAGCGAAAATTTCCCTATGACGGAACTCAGTTGCACTCTTTGTTTGCCTATCTGGAACACAAAGTTCTGGGGCCTTCCATCGTTTCTTGGCAAGGACCGTGCTCTATTTCCTTTGAGCATATGGTGGATGGAGAAGACCTTTTAGAGCAGGCGCAAATTAAAGGCGATGAGATGCTGCATTTTATTATCGAAGTTTTCGATCGTGATTTGTTCTCGGGCGTGGCGTTGCAGCGAATGTTTGCCGCTATAGCAAAAGATTATCTTCAGTCTAATTCTGCGGTTTTAAAAAACGCTTCTTTGGTGCGCGACGGGGATGATATTTATTGGGAAGATCGCAAGCTCAGTATCAGCATTGCGACCAAGTCGCCGGTCTCTGTGATGGTGCACTTTGCGATGAATGTCACGAACCAGGGAACGCCTGTGAAAACCTTGTCTTTACAAGATTTGCAGATGGAGCCTCGGCAGGTGGCCGAGGCTCTGATGGTGAAATTTCAAAAAGAATTTACGTCCATAGTGACAGCGACGCAGAAAGTGCGCCCTGTTTCTTAG